The Glycine soja cultivar W05 chromosome 6, ASM419377v2, whole genome shotgun sequence genome has a window encoding:
- the LOC114416817 gene encoding uncharacterized exonuclease domain-containing protein At3g15140 isoform X2, which produces MTRPLSLCFCFWMDDPIHLETFNHDCFRELLVNTAELNKIRSQDLDFFLVLDLEGRVEILEFPVLMISAKTLQVEDIFHRFVRPSKMSERRINEYVEGKYGKFGVHRVWHDTAIPFTDVIQQFGTWLMRHQLWMGEKLIRAAFVTCGNWDLKTKVPQQCEVSKIELPPYFMEWINLKDVYLNFYDRRATGMVTMMKELQIPMVGSHHLGIDDTRNIARVLQHMLLDGALVQITARRNPRSLRDVKFLFKNRIG; this is translated from the exons ATGACCCGTCCACTCTCTCTTTGTTTCTGTTTCTGG ATGGATGATCCTATCCACCTTGAGACGTTTAACCATGATTGCTTCAGGGAGCTTCTAGTGAACACCGCTGAGTTGAACAAAATACGCTCTCAGGATCTAGACTTTTTCCTTGTGCTTGATTTAGAGGGTAGGGTTGAGATTCTTGAGTTTCCAGTTCTAATGATTAGTGCGAAAACATTGCAAGTTGAAGACATTTTCCACAG GTTTGTGAGGCCCTCAAAAATGAGTGAACGAagaataaatgaatatgttGAAGGAAAATATGGAAAATTTGGAGTTCACAG AGTTTGGCATGACACAGCCATACCATTTACGGATGTTATTCAACAATTTGGAACTTGGTTAATGCGACATCAATTGTGGATGGGTGAGAAACTTATTCGTGCAGCATTTGTAACATG TGGAAATTGGGATTTGAAAACAAAGGTCCCTCAGCAATGTGAAGTGTCAAAGATAGAGCTTCCTCCATATTTTATGGAGTGGATTAATCTCAAAGATGTCTATCTGAACTTTTATGATAGGAGG GCCACAGGAATGGTTACAATGATGAAGGAACTACAAATACCAATGGTGGGAAGTCATCATCTTGGCATTGATGACACTAGGAACATAGCAAGAGTACTGCAGCACATGCTACTAGATGGTGCACTCGTCCAGATTACTGCAAGGAGGAATCCTAGATCTCTTAGAGATGTCAAGTTTCTTTTCAAGAACCGTATTGGATAG
- the LOC114416817 gene encoding uncharacterized exonuclease domain-containing protein At3g15140 isoform X1, which yields MALPRACLARILSHRNPMFLSLSPLTMHANYLSHSQTHSLTLSASLSTSEAPSSHEPHFRRKPMCLYHSQGKCTKMDDPIHLETFNHDCFRELLVNTAELNKIRSQDLDFFLVLDLEGRVEILEFPVLMISAKTLQVEDIFHRFVRPSKMSERRINEYVEGKYGKFGVHRVWHDTAIPFTDVIQQFGTWLMRHQLWMGEKLIRAAFVTCGNWDLKTKVPQQCEVSKIELPPYFMEWINLKDVYLNFYDRRATGMVTMMKELQIPMVGSHHLGIDDTRNIARVLQHMLLDGALVQITARRNPRSLRDVKFLFKNRIG from the exons ATGGCGCTTCCGAGAGCATGTTTGGCGAGGATTTTGTCACATCGTAATCCAATGTTTTTGTCACTCTCACCACTTACAATGCACGCCAACTACCTCTCTCATTCTCAAACGCACTCTCTCACACTCTCTGCTTCGCTTTCTACTTCCGAGGCCCCTTCTTCACACGAGCCTCACTTTCGCAGGAAACCCATGTGCTTGTACCACTCCCAGGGAAAGTGCACTAAG ATGGATGATCCTATCCACCTTGAGACGTTTAACCATGATTGCTTCAGGGAGCTTCTAGTGAACACCGCTGAGTTGAACAAAATACGCTCTCAGGATCTAGACTTTTTCCTTGTGCTTGATTTAGAGGGTAGGGTTGAGATTCTTGAGTTTCCAGTTCTAATGATTAGTGCGAAAACATTGCAAGTTGAAGACATTTTCCACAG GTTTGTGAGGCCCTCAAAAATGAGTGAACGAagaataaatgaatatgttGAAGGAAAATATGGAAAATTTGGAGTTCACAG AGTTTGGCATGACACAGCCATACCATTTACGGATGTTATTCAACAATTTGGAACTTGGTTAATGCGACATCAATTGTGGATGGGTGAGAAACTTATTCGTGCAGCATTTGTAACATG TGGAAATTGGGATTTGAAAACAAAGGTCCCTCAGCAATGTGAAGTGTCAAAGATAGAGCTTCCTCCATATTTTATGGAGTGGATTAATCTCAAAGATGTCTATCTGAACTTTTATGATAGGAGG GCCACAGGAATGGTTACAATGATGAAGGAACTACAAATACCAATGGTGGGAAGTCATCATCTTGGCATTGATGACACTAGGAACATAGCAAGAGTACTGCAGCACATGCTACTAGATGGTGCACTCGTCCAGATTACTGCAAGGAGGAATCCTAGATCTCTTAGAGATGTCAAGTTTCTTTTCAAGAACCGTATTGGATAG